One window of Triticum urartu cultivar G1812 unplaced genomic scaffold, Tu2.1 TuUngrouped_contig_8735, whole genome shotgun sequence genomic DNA carries:
- the LOC125531994 gene encoding zinc finger protein ZOP1-like isoform X2, whose translation MDSGPSAANTSATTAIANDDDNNFDMFGENDDTDVNPDSDAKTLDSGSNPEPVPQDASGTSEVGNGSADSDYVYDPSSGYYYSSSTGYYYDAASGCYCAASTGTWYSYDEQSGTYTEMHGEQTGMHKEVEGEGVKE comes from the exons ATGGACAGTGGTCCTTCAGCTGCCAATACCTCTGCGACAACTGCTATAGCAAATGATGATGATAATAACTTTGACATGTTCGGTGAAAATGACGACACTGATGTCAATCCTGATTCTGATGCAAAAACTTTAGATTCAGGTTCCAATCCCGAGCCAGTACCACAAGATGCTTCTGGAACCTCAG AGGTTGGTAATGGAAGTGCAGACTCAGATTATGTCTACGATCCATCGTCAGG TTACTATTACAGCAGCAGCACAGGCTATTACTATGATGCTGCATCTGGGTGTTATTGCGCTGCATCTACAGGAACCTG GTACTCGTACGATGAACAATCAGGCACATACACAGAAATGCACGGCGAACAAACCGGCATGCACAAAGAAGTAGAGGGAGAGGGGGTCAAGGAGTAG
- the LOC125531994 gene encoding zinc finger protein ZOP1-like isoform X1 has product MDSGPSAANTSATTAIANDDDNNFDMFGENDDTDVNPDSDAKTLDSGSNPEPVPQDASGTSGAEKVGNGSADSDYVYDPSSGYYYSSSTGYYYDAASGCYCAASTGTWYSYDEQSGTYTEMHGEQTGMHKEVEGEGVKE; this is encoded by the exons ATGGACAGTGGTCCTTCAGCTGCCAATACCTCTGCGACAACTGCTATAGCAAATGATGATGATAATAACTTTGACATGTTCGGTGAAAATGACGACACTGATGTCAATCCTGATTCTGATGCAAAAACTTTAGATTCAGGTTCCAATCCCGAGCCAGTACCACAAGATGCTTCTGGAACCTCAGGTGCTGAAA AGGTTGGTAATGGAAGTGCAGACTCAGATTATGTCTACGATCCATCGTCAGG TTACTATTACAGCAGCAGCACAGGCTATTACTATGATGCTGCATCTGGGTGTTATTGCGCTGCATCTACAGGAACCTG GTACTCGTACGATGAACAATCAGGCACATACACAGAAATGCACGGCGAACAAACCGGCATGCACAAAGAAGTAGAGGGAGAGGGGGTCAAGGAGTAG